One window from the genome of Phycisphaerales bacterium encodes:
- a CDS encoding histidine phosphatase family protein: protein MHVHVCRHAQAESSSVTGLDFDRPLTRDGRLQARYLAGLMSGLLPPERPRRILASPAVRTYQTAQTIADELGTGVTTLDLLLPACAAGEAIAALEEFACESPVLLVGHNPTVTAVVSVLLHGVAAGMLMPGPALRTGQMASLVAPHGINPGDCELIELHRYEPALAS from the coding sequence ATGCACGTCCACGTCTGCCGCCACGCCCAGGCCGAGTCGAGTTCGGTCACGGGCCTCGACTTCGACCGCCCACTGACGCGGGACGGTCGCCTCCAGGCCCGATATCTCGCCGGGCTCATGAGCGGGCTGCTGCCACCCGAGCGACCGAGGCGGATCTTGGCAAGCCCGGCCGTCCGTACCTACCAGACCGCGCAGACCATCGCCGACGAGCTGGGTACCGGCGTGACCACGCTCGACCTGCTGCTGCCGGCGTGCGCCGCCGGCGAAGCGATCGCAGCCCTCGAGGAATTCGCCTGCGAGTCGCCCGTGCTGCTCGTCGGCCATAACCCCACCGTCACCGCCGTCGTGTCCGTCCTGCTCCACGGCGTGGCCGCGGGCATGCTGATGCCCGGCCCGGCGCTCCGGACCGGACAAATGGCGTCGCTCGTTGCCCCACACGGCATCAACCCGGGCGACTGTGAGCTCATCGAGCTGCACCGATACGAGCCCGCTCTGGCGTCGTGA
- the metG gene encoding methionine--tRNA ligase, translated as MPTFYATTPIYYVNDRPHIGHCYTTLLADVIARFHRLAGDDVLMLTGTDEHAEKVIDRAREAGVSVQAWADQNAQAFREAFAFMEIVQDDFVRTSEDRHKTRASSYIQKLVDSGDIYLGDYVGWYDPGQEEYVTESVAKAHDYKSPVSGKPLDKRTEQNYFFRLSAFEDKLNAYLDEHPRFVQPEARRNEVLGRLRQGLQDVPVSRAVKDDGGEDWGIRMPNDPGHRVYVWIEALCNYLTVVDTPERRHYWPASIHLLAKDILWFHAVVWPAMLMALDEPLPGCVYAHAYFVAEGRKMSKSMGNFIEIDQLRAYGERYSVDAVRWYLSTQGPLGPTDADFAHTNFVDVYNAELANGLGNCASRVVNMIHKYFDGVVPQARDATVHGGVDWPHLTEGHVETARALFDQVDLHGAAHQGLAIVTAVDGYINNTEPFRLAKKVTGPDDPNYADLALILFNCAEALRIAAVLFLPFMPKKSADVLGMLGSRVPSDGQLEAFSKWRGGFGLEAGTPVTKGEALFMRADAEEAAPTA; from the coding sequence ATGCCCACGTTCTACGCGACGACGCCCATCTACTACGTCAACGATCGCCCGCACATCGGGCACTGCTATACCACGCTGCTGGCCGACGTCATCGCACGCTTCCATCGCCTGGCGGGCGACGACGTGCTCATGCTCACCGGTACGGACGAGCACGCGGAGAAGGTGATCGACCGCGCCCGCGAAGCCGGCGTGAGCGTCCAAGCCTGGGCCGATCAGAACGCGCAGGCCTTCCGCGAGGCCTTTGCCTTCATGGAGATCGTGCAGGACGACTTCGTGCGAACCAGCGAGGATCGGCACAAGACGCGGGCAAGCTCGTACATCCAGAAGCTCGTCGATAGCGGCGACATCTATCTGGGCGACTACGTCGGTTGGTACGACCCTGGGCAGGAGGAGTACGTGACCGAGTCGGTCGCCAAGGCGCACGACTACAAGAGCCCGGTGAGCGGCAAGCCCCTCGACAAGCGGACCGAGCAGAACTACTTCTTCAGGCTCTCGGCGTTTGAGGACAAGCTCAATGCCTATCTCGATGAGCATCCCCGGTTCGTCCAGCCCGAGGCCCGTCGCAACGAGGTCTTGGGGCGGCTGCGCCAGGGCCTGCAAGACGTCCCCGTCAGCCGTGCGGTGAAGGACGACGGCGGGGAGGACTGGGGCATCCGCATGCCAAACGATCCCGGACACCGCGTGTACGTTTGGATCGAGGCGCTGTGCAACTACCTCACCGTGGTCGATACGCCCGAGCGACGGCACTATTGGCCCGCATCGATCCACCTGCTGGCGAAGGACATCCTGTGGTTCCACGCCGTGGTGTGGCCCGCGATGCTCATGGCGCTCGACGAGCCGCTGCCGGGTTGCGTCTATGCACACGCGTACTTCGTGGCCGAGGGGCGGAAGATGTCCAAGAGCATGGGCAACTTCATCGAGATCGATCAGCTCCGCGCCTACGGCGAGCGATACTCGGTCGACGCGGTCCGGTGGTACCTTTCGACGCAGGGACCGCTAGGCCCGACCGACGCCGATTTTGCGCACACCAACTTCGTGGACGTGTACAACGCCGAGCTCGCCAACGGGCTGGGCAACTGCGCGAGCCGTGTCGTCAACATGATCCACAAGTACTTCGACGGCGTGGTACCGCAGGCCCGCGACGCGACGGTACACGGCGGCGTCGATTGGCCGCACCTGACCGAGGGCCACGTGGAGACCGCCCGGGCGTTGTTCGATCAGGTCGACCTTCATGGGGCGGCCCACCAGGGCCTGGCGATCGTGACGGCCGTCGACGGATACATCAATAACACCGAGCCCTTCCGCTTGGCCAAGAAAGTCACGGGGCCGGACGACCCAAACTACGCCGACCTCGCGTTGATCCTCTTCAACTGTGCCGAGGCGTTGCGCATTGCAGCGGTGCTGTTCCTGCCCTTCATGCCGAAGAAATCGGCCGACGTGCTTGGCATGCTCGGCTCCCGCGTGCCGAGCGACGGCCAGCTCGAGGCGTTTTCCAAGTGGCGCGGTGGGTTCGGGCTCGAAGCCGGAACGCCGGTGACCAAGGGCGAGGCGCTGTTCATGCGGGCCGACGCCGAAGAAGCGGCGCCGACCGCCTGA